One genomic segment of Epinephelus moara isolate mb unplaced genomic scaffold, YSFRI_EMoa_1.0 scaffold262, whole genome shotgun sequence includes these proteins:
- the slc35b3 gene encoding adenosine 3'-phospho 5'-phosphosulfate transporter 2, with product MSAKYGLVSYNSSRKHISISIPSSTEVMSPHIKSVEELRVLGINLSSFSSPTQFLICVAGVFLFYLIYGYLQELIFSVEGFKPFGWYLTLVQFGFYSMFGLVELQLTQDKRRRIPGKTYMIIAFLTVGTMGLSNTSLGYLNYPTQVIFKCCKLIPVMIGGVFIQGKRYNLADVSAALCMSLGLIWFTLADSKVAPNFNVTGVLLISLALCADAAIGNVQEKAMKLHNGSNSEMVLYSYSIGFIYILTGLFCVGGLGPAVAFCSEHPVKTYGYAFFFSLTGYFGISFVLALIKLFGALVAVTVTTGRKAMTIVLSFMFFAKPFTFQYIWGGLLVLFGIFLNVYSKNKEKMKLPSIKDLRSWLLTGKKVRFLSQNV from the exons ATGAGTGCCAAATACGGTCTGGTGAGCTACAACAGCTCACGGAAGCACATTTCAATCTCCATCCCGTCATCCACGGAGGTGATGTCACCCCACATAAAGTCTGTGGAGGAGCTGAGGGTCCTGGGGATCAACCTgagcagcttcagttcccccACGCAGTTCTTGATCTGTGTGGCTGGAGTCTTCCTCTTTTACCTCATCTATGGATACTTGCAG GAGTTGATATTTTCTGTAGAAGGATTCAAGCCTTTTGGTTGGTATCTCACTCTGGTCCAGTTTGGTTTCTACTCCATGTTTGGTCTCGTGGAGCTTCAGCTCACACAGGACAAACGCAGAAG GATACCAGGGAAGACCTATATGATCATAGCATTTTTAACAGTGGGCACTATGGGCCTGTCCAATACCTCTCTGGGCTACTTGAACTACCCCACACAGGTCATCTTCAAGTGCTGTAAACTCATCCCAGTCATGATTGGAGGAGTGTTTATACAAG GTAAACGCTATAATCTGGCTGATgtgtctgctgctctctgcatgaGTCTGGGACTCATCTGGTTTACGCTAGCTGACAGCAAAGTGGCGCCCAACTTCAACGTCACAG GGGTTCTCCTCATCTCCCTGGCACTGTGTGCAGACGCCGCGATTGGAAACGTGCAGGAGAAAGCCATGAAACTCCACAATGGCTCCAACTCTGAAATG GTGCTGTACTCGTACTCCATCGGTTTTATCTACATACTGACAGGCCTGTTCTGTGTGGGTGGACTAGGGCCGGCAGTGGCATTCTGCTCAGAA cATCCTGTGAAGACGTATGGTTATgcattcttcttctctctcactGGTTATTTTGGCATCTCCTTCGTGCTGGCCTTGATCAAACTCTTTGGTGCCCTGGTTGCAGTGACAG TGACCACCGGGAGAAAGGCCATGACTATCGTACTTTCCTTCATGTTCTTTGCGAAACCTTTCACTTTTCA GTACATCTGGGGTGGCCTTCTGGTGCTCTTTGGCATCTTCTTGAATGTttacagcaaaaacaaagagaaaatgaagcTTCCCTCAATCAAGGACCTCAGGAGCTGGCTGCTGACAGGAAAGAAAGTCCGATTTCTCTCACAAAACGTATAG